One Lysinibacillus sp. OF-1 DNA segment encodes these proteins:
- a CDS encoding phage tail tube protein: MKSNKTLIPMNLQYFADATMHARNAIHGAQGRAYVTVEGSRYLFAQLINLEARMDKTKTQVPIMGRVAKGNKATGAEYTGSATFHFNTSIFRKLLKRYKDTGEDIYFDIQVTNEDGSASVGRQTTILIDCNMDGGIIAALDADAEYLEDSIDFTFEDWDMPEEFTTLQEML, translated from the coding sequence ATGAAATCAAACAAAACATTAATTCCAATGAATCTACAGTATTTTGCGGATGCTACTATGCATGCTCGCAATGCCATTCATGGCGCTCAAGGCCGAGCATACGTGACGGTTGAAGGCAGTCGTTACTTATTTGCTCAATTAATTAATTTAGAAGCCCGTATGGATAAAACTAAAACGCAAGTTCCTATTATGGGGCGTGTAGCTAAGGGTAACAAAGCTACTGGCGCGGAGTATACAGGCAGCGCTACATTCCACTTTAATACTTCAATATTCCGTAAGTTATTAAAGCGTTACAAAGACACTGGGGAGGATATTTATTTTGATATCCAAGTGACTAACGAAGATGGCTCAGCGTCGGTAGGCCGTCAAACAACCATTCTAATTGATTGTAATATGGATGGAGGGATCATCGCTGCATTAGATGCAGATGCGGAGTACTTAGAAGACTCTATAGATTTCACTTTCGAGGATTGGGATATGCCAGAAGAATTTACAACTTTACAAGAAATGCTATAA
- a CDS encoding phage tail assembly chaperone — protein sequence MSNLTAFFAHNKKQNENIKHAISKKFVDEHGDPIEWEFAPISPERDEELKSESTKRSMIMQGKRKGQYNTDFDHFKYQRLLTVESIVYPNLNDKELQDSYGVMGADALLGKMLTIGEIADASAVAQEVNGYQAELEDMVEEIKN from the coding sequence ATGTCAAACTTAACTGCATTTTTTGCACACAATAAAAAGCAAAATGAAAACATTAAGCATGCTATTTCAAAGAAATTCGTGGATGAACATGGCGATCCAATTGAATGGGAGTTCGCGCCAATTTCGCCAGAACGGGACGAGGAATTAAAATCTGAATCTACTAAGCGTTCTATGATCATGCAAGGAAAGCGTAAGGGGCAGTATAATACTGATTTTGATCATTTTAAATACCAACGTTTATTAACTGTAGAATCAATTGTATATCCTAATTTAAACGATAAAGAGCTACAGGATTCTTATGGTGTAATGGGGGCAGATGCTTTACTTGGAAAGATGCTGACAATCGGTGAGATTGCAGATGCCTCAGCGGTAGCACAGGAAGTCAATGGGTATCAAGCTGAGCTAGAGGATATGGTTGAAGAAATAAAAAACTAA
- a CDS encoding XkdQ/YqbQ family protein, with protein MAKSKLYIMSKGQLYECVAEEGIVWETNRKGTPGKLTFNVIKDNMLSFHEGDAVRFEYDGHKVFYGFVFIKKRSNNRIITVTCYDQLRYFKNKDTYRYENKTAAQVLQMIAKDFKLKTGTIDNTKYVIPSMVEDNQELFTVMDNALAETTLNTQRLFVLYDDFGALNLREAKTLQTDLLIDEESGESFEYTSSIDENTYNKIKLERENKETGERDTYIVQDDSRITEWGVLQLTDKFEEGENGKAKAASMLKFYNRKSRKLHINKVFGNPIVRGGSQVAVLLYVGDVSVANFMMVESVKHTFKESNHRMDLTLIGGDFIA; from the coding sequence TTGGCTAAATCAAAACTATATATCATGAGTAAAGGGCAGCTATACGAATGCGTTGCAGAGGAAGGTATAGTGTGGGAAACAAATCGGAAAGGTACTCCAGGAAAGTTGACATTCAATGTAATTAAGGATAATATGCTCAGCTTCCACGAGGGTGATGCAGTCCGTTTCGAATATGACGGACACAAGGTTTTCTATGGTTTTGTTTTTATCAAAAAACGTTCAAATAACAGAATCATTACGGTTACTTGTTACGATCAGCTCCGCTACTTTAAAAATAAAGATACGTATAGGTATGAGAATAAAACAGCTGCTCAAGTACTTCAAATGATTGCAAAGGACTTTAAATTAAAGACAGGCACTATAGACAATACAAAATACGTTATTCCTTCTATGGTTGAGGATAATCAAGAACTGTTCACTGTCATGGATAATGCCTTGGCTGAAACGACTCTTAATACTCAAAGGCTATTTGTGCTCTATGATGACTTTGGAGCTTTGAATTTACGTGAAGCTAAGACACTTCAAACAGATTTACTGATAGATGAAGAATCAGGTGAATCATTTGAGTACACCTCATCCATTGATGAAAACACGTACAATAAAATCAAGTTAGAACGTGAGAATAAAGAGACTGGTGAACGTGATACTTACATTGTCCAAGACGATAGCAGGATAACTGAGTGGGGTGTACTTCAGTTAACAGATAAGTTCGAGGAAGGTGAAAACGGCAAAGCTAAAGCTGCAAGCATGCTCAAGTTCTATAACCGTAAATCACGAAAATTACACATCAATAAGGTGTTTGGTAATCCAATTGTGCGTGGAGGAAGTCAGGTAGCAGTGCTGTTGTATGTTGGTGACGTATCAGTAGCCAATTTCATGATGGTAGAAAGTGTTAAGCATACCTTCAAGGAATCTAATCATCGTATGGATTTAACGTTGATTGGCGGTGATTTCATTGCGTAG
- a CDS encoding LysM peptidoglycan-binding domain-containing protein, with the protein MYNFFLDGLQFPIAPSELALKINGRNETMVLMNEGEVNVIKRTGLTDIDIEVLLPNVNYPFAVYPNGFQPATFYLDKLEKLKISDKPFQFIVNRMMPNGNLLFDTNMTVSLEDYEIKESADNGFDVIVRIQLKQYREYGNKKINLKPATKANNAGSTAKTESKAVVEQKRPTTGKETPKTHTVKSGETLWAIAKKYLGDGSKYTELAKINNISNPNMIKAGQVIKLG; encoded by the coding sequence ATGTATAATTTTTTTCTAGATGGTTTACAGTTTCCTATTGCGCCTTCTGAACTAGCTCTAAAGATTAATGGTAGAAACGAAACTATGGTGTTAATGAATGAAGGAGAAGTAAATGTAATAAAGAGAACAGGGCTAACGGATATAGATATTGAGGTATTACTCCCTAACGTCAACTATCCGTTTGCTGTTTATCCGAATGGTTTTCAACCAGCTACATTTTATCTTGATAAACTAGAAAAATTAAAAATCTCTGACAAACCCTTTCAGTTTATCGTTAATCGTATGATGCCGAACGGGAACTTACTATTTGACACAAATATGACAGTATCACTTGAGGATTATGAGATTAAGGAATCAGCCGATAATGGCTTTGATGTTATTGTACGAATCCAGTTAAAACAATACAGGGAGTACGGCAATAAAAAAATCAACTTGAAGCCAGCTACAAAAGCTAATAATGCAGGAAGTACAGCAAAAACCGAATCGAAAGCTGTAGTAGAGCAGAAGCGGCCAACTACAGGCAAAGAAACCCCAAAAACACATACCGTTAAATCAGGTGAAACATTATGGGCTATTGCTAAGAAGTACTTAGGTGATGGCTCTAAATACACTGAGTTAGCAAAAATCAATAATATTAGTAATCCAAACATGATTAAAGCAGGGCAGGTGATAAAGCTTGGCTAA